GTCGCCGCCCGGAAGGCGGGCCTGCACGACCGGGCCTGGCGCATCATCCTCCTCCAGTGGCCGCAGGTGGTGTGGCGGGTACGGGACAGCTGGGTCCCCCTGCTGGAACTGGCCCTCGACTCCGCGCGCGAAGAGAAGGACCCGTACGCCGAGTCGAGGGTGCTCAACCTCCTGGGGTGGGTCCTGACGGAGGAGGGCAGGACCGCCGAGGCCGCCGCACTCCTGGAACGGTCTCCGGGCCTCGCGCGCCAGGCGGGTGACCGGCTCGGCGAGGCGACGGCACTGATCAACCTGGCGGCCGTACAGGCCGAGCAGGGCGATCTGGACACGGCGCTGGAGGGCTGCGGGCGCGCGGTCGCCCTGGCACGCGACGAACCCGACCGGCACACGGAACTGCTCGCCCTCCAGCACCTGGCCCGGCTCCAGCTCACCGCCCACCGCCCCGCCGACGCTCTCGAATCCACCCGCGCGGCCCTGGAGCCGGGCCCCGGCCCCGAAGAGGCCGCCCGCCGCACCCTGCTGCTGACCATCGCCGGTGAGGCCCGGCTGGCGCTCGGCGAGGAGGACGAGGGAATCCGGCTGCTGGACCGGGCGGCCGAGGAGGCGGAACGCGCCGACTACGACGAGGGAGCGGTACGCGCCCTGGAGGTCCTGCTGCGCGTCTCGGCACGGGCGGACTACCGGACCCGTCACTGGCTGGCTCTGAGCAGGCTCACCGACGAGAACTGAGCCGCCCCGCAGCCCGGCGGGACGGCCCGAGGGGGCCTGACGCCCACGGCCGACGGGCGTCAGCGGGACGTCAGCAGGACGTCAGCGGAACGTGAGCGACGGCATCCAGAGTCATGGATGTCAGCAGCTCACAGGTGTGACGGCCCGACCGGCCCGCCGCCTCTCACCGCTTCCGGGGGAACCTCCATGCGTACGCCCGCCTTCCGCACCCGCGCCACCGTCATCGCCGCAGCGGCCACCGCCGCGCTCTCCCTGACCCTCACCGCCTGCGACGAGACCGACTCCGCCGCCGAATCCGCCGGTACACAGGCCGCCGGTACGGCGCTGAGCGGATCGGCGGCGCCCACCGCCTCGGCGGGCGCCGCACAGGACTCGGGCGCCGCGCAGGACTCGGGCTCCGGGCAGAACACGGGTGACACGAAGGGCACCGGCACGACCGGGGGCGGCGGGACGGAAGCCTCCGCCGCCACTCCCGCCTGCACCACCAAGGGCCTCACGATCAGCGCCGAGATGCAGGACGGCCCGCCCTACACCCACATCGTGCTGACCGCGGAGAACACCTCGGGGCACAGCTGCCTGATGCCGGACTTCCCCGAGATCCGGTTCCTGGAGAACGCGCTCGGCGCCACGCCCGCGGTCGCCAAGAGCAAGCCCGCCAGTGCCGTCGTGCTCACCGCCGGTGCCCCCGCGTACGCGGTGGTACGGCTGTCGGACGGCGGGACGGACGAGAACGTCAGGACCGCCAAGGACTTCACCCTCACCTTCCCGGGCGGCGCCGGCATGGCCACCGTGAAGGCCCCGAACTCCGGGGGCCTCTCCGTCGACCCGACGAAGTGGGCGACCGGCTACTGGACGCCCGAACTGCGCAACGGCGCCGACGAGTTCTGAGAGCCTGCCGGGCGGTCTCCGGCCGGGGGCGTCCCCCGGCCGCGCGCCCGGCAGACTCCCCGGGCTCAGCCCTGCTCGTCCATCCCGGCCAGCACCAGCGGCAGCCGGGCCACACCGCCCGTCGTCACCACGACCGGTACGCCCCAGTCCTGCTGGTGGACGTGGCAGGCCGGGTACTCGTTCGCCGGGTCGTCGTCGCAGGACGCCGCCATCGCCGAGACGTGCAGGATGCCCTCGGTGATCCCGTCCGCGAGGACCAGGTCGCGGAAGAGGTCCGTACCCGCGCCCGCGCCCTCGGCCAGCAGCTCCGGCGGGGTCGCGGAGACCAGCAGCCGTGTGGAGGGGCCGTACCGCAGGTCGAGCTTCTGACCGGCCGGCGCCTGGAAGACCACGTCCAGCCGGAGGTTCCCCGCGGCGACCTCGGTGGCCGCGCGCTGGGTGCGGTGCGCGCCGCCGTCGACCCGCAGGGCCTCCTCGGGCAGCCGCAGCCGGGTCAGCCGGTGCCCCGCCGACTCCACGACCACCAGGTCGCCGTCGACGAGCACCGCGTCGCTCGGCTCCCGCAGCTCGGTCGCGAGCGTGGTCACCTCGCCGCTCGCCGGGTCGAAGCGCCGCAGCGCGTTGTTGTACGTGTCGGAGACCGCCACCGAGCCGTCCGGCAGCGCCGTGACACCCAGCGGGTGCTGGAACAGCGCCTGGTCCGCCGCCCCGTCCCGGTGCCCGAAGTCGAAGAGACCGGTGCCCACGGCCGTGGTCACCACGCCCTCGCGGTCCACGGAGCGCAGCGCCGAGGTCTCGGCGTCGGCGATCCACAGCCGCTCCCCGTCGGTGGAGACCGCGAGCCCGGAGGGCTGCGCGAACCACGCCTCGGCCACCGGGCCGTCCACGAGGCCCTCGTTGGTGGTGCCCGCCGCGACCTCGACGGTCCCCGCCCCGGGGTCGTACGTCCACAGCTGGTGCACGCCCGCCATGGCGATCCAGAGGCGGTCGCCGAACCAGGCCACGTCCCACGGCGAGGAGAGGTCCACCTCGTGCGCCGGGCCGGAGGTCGCCGAGCCCTGCCACCACTGGTTGCCGGTGCCGGCGAGCGTCACCGTGACGCCGGTGGTGAGGTCCAGGGCGCGCAGCGCGTGGTTGACGGTGTCCGCGACGGCGATCCGGCCGTCCGGCAGCACGGTGAGTCCCTGTGGCTCGCTGAACCGCGCCTCGTCCCGGCCGCCGTCGGTGAAGCCGCGCTCGCCGGTGCCGTAGTGGCCGCGTACGGTCTCGCCGTCCGCCTCCAGCTCGACCAGCCGGTGCCGGGTGGTGTCCGAGACCAGGAAGCCGCCGTCCGGCAGCAGCAGCGCCTTGCCGGGGAACCGCAGGTGGGTCGCGACCGGCTCGGGCGCCACGTACGGCCCGTCCCCGCGCCGCAGCGTGCCCTTCGCCGCGTGCTCCGCCTCCAGCTCGTCCACCAGCTTCGCGATGGCGTGGGCGTGGCCCTCACCGGCGTGCTGGGCGACGACGTACCCCTCGGGGTCGATCACCACGAGCGTCGGCCAGGCGCGGACCGCGTACTGCTTCCACGTCGCGAGCTCCGGGTCGTCCAGCACCGGGTGGTGCACCCCGTACCGCTCCACGGCGT
The DNA window shown above is from Streptomyces sp. NBC_00247 and carries:
- a CDS encoding DUF4232 domain-containing protein, whose translation is MRTPAFRTRATVIAAAATAALSLTLTACDETDSAAESAGTQAAGTALSGSAAPTASAGAAQDSGAAQDSGSGQNTGDTKGTGTTGGGGTEASAATPACTTKGLTISAEMQDGPPYTHIVLTAENTSGHSCLMPDFPEIRFLENALGATPAVAKSKPASAVVLTAGAPAYAVVRLSDGGTDENVRTAKDFTLTFPGGAGMATVKAPNSGGLSVDPTKWATGYWTPELRNGADEF
- a CDS encoding NHL domain-containing thioredoxin family protein; the protein is MNDAAPAPTPAPHRARVRAPELIGKGGWLNTGGQQYTLADLRGRIVVLDFWTFCCVNCLHVLDELRELEEKHRDTVVIIGVHSPKFVHEAEHQAVVDAVERYGVHHPVLDDPELATWKQYAVRAWPTLVVIDPEGYVVAQHAGEGHAHAIAKLVDELEAEHAAKGTLRRGDGPYVAPEPVATHLRFPGKALLLPDGGFLVSDTTRHRLVELEADGETVRGHYGTGERGFTDGGRDEARFSEPQGLTVLPDGRIAVADTVNHALRALDLTTGVTVTLAGTGNQWWQGSATSGPAHEVDLSSPWDVAWFGDRLWIAMAGVHQLWTYDPGAGTVEVAAGTTNEGLVDGPVAEAWFAQPSGLAVSTDGERLWIADAETSALRSVDREGVVTTAVGTGLFDFGHRDGAADQALFQHPLGVTALPDGSVAVSDTYNNALRRFDPASGEVTTLATELREPSDAVLVDGDLVVVESAGHRLTRLRLPEEALRVDGGAHRTQRAATEVAAGNLRLDVVFQAPAGQKLDLRYGPSTRLLVSATPPELLAEGAGAGTDLFRDLVLADGITEGILHVSAMAASCDDDPANEYPACHVHQQDWGVPVVVTTGGVARLPLVLAGMDEQG